From Myotis daubentonii chromosome 15, mMyoDau2.1, whole genome shotgun sequence, one genomic window encodes:
- the LOC132216394 gene encoding N-acetyltransferase 8-like yields MRVFTWLLLSSPGFSLVDFETQTHRSSMAPYHIRKYQESDRPWVLGLLSQGMDEHVPRTFRHLLKLPRTLVLLLGGPLALFLVSGSWLLVLVASLTLLIALRFLAQYPWSQFVTNSLHTDMSDISKSYLSEPGSCFWVAESEGQVVAMVGALPAEKPTARKEQLQMLHLSVALEHRRRGLAKALVRTVLQFAAHQGYREVVLTTSMMQHAALALYQHFGFQTTRQYFFTKSWALIAVPEFQLTYWLPSAQDSQAPGQREGQ; encoded by the coding sequence ATGAGGGTTTTCACATGgcttcttctctcttccccagGGTTCTCTCTGGTGGACTTTGAGACTCAGACACACAGGTCTTCCATGGCTCCTTACCACATCCGCAAATACCAGGAGAGCGACCGCCCCTGGGTCCTGGGCTTGCTCTCCCAGGGCATGGATGAGCATGTCCCCCGCACCTTCCGCCACCTCCTGAAGTTGCCGAGAACACTTGTGCTCTTGCTTGGGGGGCCCCTCGCCCTGTTTCTGGTCTCTGGTTCCTGGCTCCTGGTCCTCGTGGCCAGCCTTACCCTGCTCATCGCCCTGAGGTTCCTTGCTCAATACCCCTGGAGCCAGTTTGTGACCAACAGTCTGCACACGGACATGTCTGACATCAGCAAATCCTACCTCAGTGAGCCGGGCTCCTGCTTCTGGGTGGCTGAGAGCGAGGGGCAGGTGGTGGCCATGGTGGGAGCTCTGCCTGCTGAGAAGCCCACGGCGCGGAAGGAGCAGTTGCAGATGCTCCACTTAAGTGTGGCCTTGGAGCACCGGCGCCGGGGGCTAGCGAAGGCCCTAGTCAGGACTGTCCTCCAGTTTGCAGCACACCAAGGCTACAGAGAAGTTGTCCTCACCACCAGCATGATGCAGCATGCCGCCCTGGCCCTCTACCAGCACTTCGGCTTCCAGACCACGCGCCAGTACTTCTTCACCAAGAGCTGGGCGCTAATCGCTGTCCCTGAATTTCAATTAACCTACTGGCTGCCCTCTGCTCAGGACTCTCAGGCACCAGGGCAGAGAGAGGGCCAATGA